Genomic window (Eriocheir sinensis breed Jianghai 21 chromosome 64, ASM2467909v1, whole genome shotgun sequence):
TGcctcttgccatttttgtctgtACTGTTCCCCTTGCTTCGTCATCATTTTGCTCAGGTCTCTctgcttcctgttctcttttttcctggtgctccatgctacttccacctctttgtcccaccatccttttagccttgtcttcccttctttgaatcttttgtttccaacatttttctttgcttcttttagtattgttctttttattctttgttcccactgggttattgttgcctcccctttctctctgcaTCCCTGCATTTGTTCATCCAGTCTCCTGCTATATGTCTCCCAGTCAGCTTCTGATaaattccacttttctctccatcgggtctttttttctcccctttcttttctcccttcaccacAGGTTACCCCTATCAGCACATGGTCTGAGATgtcaatttcttcatttttccagaTCGAACACTTCTTTTTCATCACTTCTTCATTCACTAAAATGTAATCTATGGCTGACTCTGCACCTCTGTCTCTCCATGTAATAGTGTTTTCCAGTTCCCAGTTCTTGATTTTCAATTTTCTATTTTCTGCAAAATCCAGGATCATCATCCCATTTGTGTTAGTTGTCTCATTATTGAGCCCAATGTGTCCGTTTAGATCTCCCATAATCACCCACTTCTCCTTGCTTATTGCCATGCCGATTTCTGTCATTAGATCATatagtttcttgttttcttcatagtTTTCTGGTCCCTCCACTCCCATATACACCACTGTGATCCACCACACTTCTTTCACATCCTTGATTTTTACTGTGATAATGTCCCCTTTTCCATGGGTCAGcctgttttccatttctttgcatAACTGCACTTCTGACATACtcctgccttctttctccttcattattactcccacgccaccacctttcttttctccaaccttccttccttttcctatgcatgtccatcctccttcttcccatttgaTGCTATTGTGCCAACCTGTCTCTCCTACTCCAACGACATcatactcctctccttccttcaatacagttctccattttccttcgttCCAACCCCTTGTATTAATGAAGGCCAATAGCATCTGTCCTTTCTGCGCCTTCTCctatctcactcttcctcttattccttccctctgctgGGCCCATTCCACAATGTTCCACCCCATCCACCTTTTTCCCAGGTAGGAGAGGTGAATGCCGTCCCATCCTCACACTTCTCCCCAAGGCATTCCCTCCCACAGTTGTAGGCCATCACAGCTccagtcctcttgtttctctatcAGTTTCTTGTTTATCCACTGTCTCTGTTCTTCGTAtcttgttctctcctttccccacctCTTTGTCAGGCCGATGATCAATGGCTTGTTTATAACTTTCTCTTTTAGCATTTCTACCACTTCTCTTATCATTCTTAGAGTTCTCCACTCGCCCACTTCCTCCAGTTTGTTTCCCCCTCCTTAAGtaattttctaacctgaaataaagccacttatattcacttattcagacatttgtgcccttttttcccagcactgcgcgaggaacacttttgccaactttaccattcttctttccgtttcctttttgtctccatacagccccaacaccgtgcagatcgccccgttttcctcctctagtctcctagcccactcctctccgcctattaccatcactactcctgccaccaactcccctctctgcctctcatagttgctgcattccactattaggtgttctactgtttccatctgccctgtcctacagctacagtcctggtttcccccgtccctgttcctgacgtttacctccagggttcctgttcttgctttaaacaatagtttgctcccccagtctcctacatgccagtgtactccctctggtttctgtttcctgctgtaccattttagcgttgacttgccactcattccttcctgccatttgacttgtccattcctttctactgccttcttcacatccctgatctccatttcattccactcttccctcaggtgttctctccttttccacctctctaactctttcccccaggtggacttgtttccactttcttgcagtaatttctttgcccatctctcctcactactcttttcaattttcttaaggaagcctaacttgccctttacaattctttccttgaacgtactccatcccatatctcctctgacggcctctaccgctgtgctcctaggggctcctaatccccaccggcctactgtgttctgaaccttttctaGCTGTGCgatgtccccttctctgtagtgtgttatctctgatccatagaggcaatatggtacacctactcctttccacagacttcgccctacatcatatttgtttactactctattgcctccatttattatcatccctgacatcctccttgccttcccttcattcactttcctctgtttctcccctcctatgccttccttgctaacctccattcctaagtacatatatttatcgactacctccagcacgttgtttcctagtacccattggttactgcctccactaccaaactccataaccttacattttctttcactaaatttcaggtcctccctcccatatgcctgagctatgtgcaggatctcctccatctcctctttcctctccgccatcaacactacatcatcagcgtaagccaggcaccctaacttctctcctcctatctctactCCTTTCCCGGCTTTCCTGATTCTCACTATCAGCTCCTCGAGGTACATGTTGAAAAGCGTCGGGGACATCACACAGCCTTGTCTGGCTCCTACATTATTTTCTAACCACCCAGTAGTGGCGTCTCCTAACGTGAACTGCACTTCATTTCCCTCATATAGGCTCTGTATTATATTTACTATCTTGTCATCTACACCTACATGTCCTAGCAGTCTAATGAGCTTTTCTCTGTTCACTGCGTCGTACGCCTTTTCAAGATCTATGAATACTAGGTAtaactccttcttcttcaacttgttcctttcaataatctcttttaaggtaaatatattttccagccctcctctgcctttcctaaatccactctgttcctctccaAGCACCTTTTGCGTCTCTATCCAGTTCTTAAGCTTTTCGTTTATTACTATTCCAAACACCTTTGCCATGGTGTTCATGATAGCTATTGGCCTATAATTTCCTATCTCTGCtttatcctttccccctcctttatgTATCAGAGTTACCCTGCTCTTTTTCCAGTCCTGtggtacctccccttcctccagaaCCTCCTTGCAGATATTAAAAATAACCTTCTTGACTGCATCTCCTCCATACTTAAGGAATTCTCCGATAATGTCATCTGTTCCTGCCGCCTACccattcttcaacattttcagTGCTCGCTCTACCTCCCCTATTTCTATTcccacctcctccatttcctttctgtcACTGTAGATCACCatgttctctattcctctatcccCTGTATCTATCTTGATTACCTTACTCCAGTACTTTTCTATTACtgaccttatttcttcctctgttccagtCTCCCTGCCCTCTGTTTTCAGTATCACCCTCTGatctacctctttccctcctaggttcctcttcagtcttttccacccttctttttctctctctcctcggggtAGATTGTTTAGTTTCTCTGCCTGCAGTCTCTCCCAGTCAGCAATCTTCTTATTAATTAAGATCTGTGTCGCCTTCTGCACCTTCCTATAACTGCTATATGCCGTCTCCCATTCCTGTCTgtgctgctccccttccttctctgtcaaTTTCCGCAACTTTCTttgccttctgttttctctttttctatctcctattgctttttctacttcttcatcccaCCAGCCTTTCAGTCTCCTTTTTCCTACCTTGTACTTCTTTCGCAAGTGGTCTTCTCCCCCACTGCCTCTCCTGTTAAAGCTGCCACCGCACCCATGGAGGGTGTGCAGTCTGGTAGCTCTGAGACTGTCCTGGTCGACGGTGAGGTGCCCCTGGAGGACACGCACCCAGCCGCGCCCTCTGCTGCCCCGCGCCTAGACTTCCCCGCCGAGGCCGGGCTGACACCAGCCCAGCAATACACGTGGTTTGCATCTCTACTGAAGCAGCACGGTGAGTTGGAGCCGCTCTTCAAGGAGGGTAGGCTCCGACCTTATCTCACGGTCAGGGACGACGTCGCCTTCTACAAGCGGCTCCTCACTGAGGGGTTCCTCGACGTAGTTTTGGTCGAAAATGCAGCGGAGCGGCAGCACACTGTCATCATCCACAATGTGCCGCTCTACATGAATGCCAACCTTATTGAGACCCCAGACAACTTTCTGTGGTTAAAGCGCAGGTTTGCGGGCACGGCCCCTCGCCCGCAGCTTCTTGGAGCGGTGGTTGGCCACGTCCCGACAGAGGTGCACCTCCCCGGGGTGGGTCGTAAGGCTGTGGAGCCCTACACGGCGGAGCCCGACatcttgtaacgggcttgtcggggggcgtttaaagggtgttgattaagacttcagcttccttaaggcgaattatattcgtagcctttatgtacaagaagcgacggagcgagagcgactgtcgttgtgtgtcagtcggactctcgtgaaggagtggcgagttacaggttggaaaataatggttacaattggtcacgtatgtcaaggtgacctccacgcaccatcggagtgctaagtatacaaaactgagacggtaaacactgacggacgacattcctataaggtggcgtgatctatctgtcgtggggtttttccattgacaattgtatgcctaattcgtggcgatattaaataataataatacattgatatcctactataacaatctGTCGCCACTGTTGCCGGTGGGGCCATCAGGAGTGGCGCTGCAGATCGGCCCCTCGGTGCCGGTATTGTGCGGGCACGCACAAATCAGCTCTGTGCCTCCAGAAGATCCAGGCGGGCACACCCGTCCCCCGTAAGTGCTGCAACTGTGGTGGTGAACATAACGCCCACTACCACTCCTGCCCGATGAAGCCTAAACCATCTCGGGTCGCGGCGCCTGACCACCACCCTCAGCAAGGCCGCCCTAGGCTTGTGTTccgccctgctcctctccctcagtcTTCGGCCTGGGCCCGGGGGGCTCCCACAACGTCCGAGTTTCCGCCCCTGCCGGGCTCGTCCGCCCCTGCTGCCCCAGCATCACCCACTGCCACCCCTGTGCCTCGCCAGGCTCCTGCTCCGGCACCCCAGCCACAGCCTACCGTCCCCCCTGTGCCGGCTGCCAGTTCCCCCGCTGTCGATGGGTCGACCCCTGTCCTCCATCAGATCCTCGCTGCAGTCACCCAGCTGCAGGAGACGCTGGCTGCAACGATCTCCAGGGTGGCGGCCTTGGAGCAGCGAGTCTCCACGCCCCTGCCTGTGCGTGAGCTCTCCTCCATCCCGGCCCCTGCTCCAGCTTCAGCCCCGGCCccgtgccctgccctgccgtCTGCTGGTGAGGCCATGGACGCCGATAGTGGGGACAGTGTGGTTCCCCCTGCGGGCCAGATGCAGAACACCCCTGCAACCCCACCGGCTGTGGTGACTGCAGCTGCCGAGGGAACGGCCGAACCTCGCCATGGCCAGACgggtccttcaccttcacctgctgaTCCTCCACTGCAGTGGGAGGCCACACTCCAGGTGCTGCTGGCGCAGTTTGCTTCCCTGACTCAGCAGGTGGCTGAGCTCTATCATCGGATCACCCCACTCCTTGACCGGCAACCACCCCCTCCTGACCAGTGAGTGTGTCCGCCTCTTAACTTGGAATGTCAACGGGCTACATGCCCGCTTCACTGACCTTCACTCCTATGTCATCACTCATAGGCCAGATATCGTTGCTCTTCAGGAGGTTGGGCCACGGGTGTCGGACCTGAGGGGGTATGATTTATATGTCTTAGATGGCACAGCAGGCAGTACCCGGGGCCCGGGGGATGGCTACGTATGTCAGACAGGGGACGGCGATAGTTTTTGAGGACATGGGTATTAATGAGGGCATTGAATATATCACTGTTTCTTTACTCCATATGGGTGAAACCCTATTTTTTGTTAACACGTATGTTCATGCGGGGGCTTTAAATCTTGCTAACTTTCCTGATTATGTTCATGAGGAGCCGACTGTTCTTGTGGGGGATCTTAACTCTCGCCACCGAGATCTTGGTAGTCACCGCACCAATAATGTCAATGGTGTCCGCTGGAAGGCCTTCCTTGATGCCTCCGAGACGGCTGTCCTCACGGGGGATAATGTGCCCACACATGTTCAGGGGGGCAGGTTAGACTATGTCACTCTCTTTAACATGTCAGCTTTTACTGCCCAGACCCTTATTTCCAGGTGTTTGCTGAGTGACCACTTTGCCCTGGAGACGACCATCCCGATCCAGCCTGCCCCTGCTGTGTCCCGGAAGCGGTTGGCTGTCCCTGCTGCCCGGATGCCGCGCCTCGTTGCCGAAGTCGGGGCGTGGTACCATACTGTGAAGGGATCATTTGCCGACGCCGCCTCGCTGTACCATGGCCTGCTGGACACCGTCGAGAGTTTTGTTGCAGCTGGCAGGGCCCCTCCAAGGCCCGCCAAGCGCCGCCTGCAGACCTACGCCTCGGACCCGGCTGTCTCCAACTGTCAGCGGACCCTTGCCTCGTACCAGCGGCGCTGGCAGCAGGACCCCGCCGATCGGGCTGCCCGCGATGCCATGGTCGCTGTGGCGCGCCACTTCACTGAACTCAGACAAGAGGCCCGGTCACGACACTGGGTCGCCTTCCTTGCCAGCGTGCGCAAGACCCGCTCCCTGCGGGAGGTTTGGCACCATGTcaacagggtgagagggaggaccaAACGGCTGGTGAGTGACCCTGACCCTGCGGGCCGGGCCCAGGACCTGATGCGCCAGTGGCAGAGGGCCTCCTCCCTTGGTGGTctccctgcacaacaccaggccgAACTTGCCCGCCACAGGGAGCGGCGGATGGGGCTCGTTCAGCACCACGTCACACTTCTGGATGACACATGTGTCCCCATTACCCACGATGAACTCCTTCTTGCCGTCAAACATGGCAAGTCGACAGCCCCGGGCCACGACGGGTTGACTTACGACATTCTTAATGCCTTACTCGTTGTGCAAGGTGACAACCCCCTGCTTGACCTGTTCAACATGTCGTTTGCCGCAGGTTCCCTCCCCCCTCCGTGGAAAGCTGCATTGATCGTTCCCATCCCCAAGGGTGATGGCACCTTTCGCCCTATCTCCCTGATGAGCTGTGTGTGTAAACTGTTAGAGCGGGTGATCTTGAACAGACTTCTCTATAAGCTGGGGGACCGGCTCTCCCCAAACTTACATGGGTTTATGAAGGGCCGTTCCACAAGTGACTGTTTTCTTAAGTGCCTTAGTAATCCAGACGTGAATTGTCGCGCTTTTGTGGACTTAAAAGGGGCCTTTGATAGGGCCAACAAGGATGTCATAATGGGGGAACTCACTCTGCAGGGTGTCCGTGGAAGACTCTTAAGCTGGATCAGGGACTATTTGTATGGTAGGAGGGCGCAAGTGGTCTTCCAGGGTGCTACCTCCACGTAGGAAGTGTTTGAGCTGGGCACACCGCAAGGGGGTGTCCTCAGCCCCATGCTTTTCAACATTTTAATGGACAAAATTGCTCGGTGGCCCTTTCCGGGCAATACTCAGGTCATTATCTATGCAGATGACATCCTTGTGCAATGCAGCAGTCCTGCTCTTCTCAGTTTAGCTTTGGAGCAGCTGTCAGCGCTGTGTGAACCAATGGGCCTTGTCATCAATGAAACTAAGACGAAATTTCAAGCCAGTGGGAGGAGAGTTTCTCACCTGCCCAGCGTTAATGGCACTCCTTTAGCTAGAGTTCCTACATACAAGTACTTAGGCGCCCCTGTCAGCTTCCAGAAATCTGTGCAGAGCGTCACTCATGTTCAGGACATCTGCCTTCCTAGGTTAGCTCCTCTTAAGGTTTTGGCTAACAGGGGCCTTGGAGTCGGCATCCCTGTCCTCaggatgttttacctttctgtcgtcaggtccctcattgattatgctgccccTGTTTTGGTACAGTTTAGTGCGGCACAGCTTCACCCCTTGGAACTTATTCAAAATGAGGCCATGCGCCTCATTCTGGGATGCCCCAGAACTGCAAAACTTGAGGTCATGAGGGCAGAACTGAATCTGCCTCGTGTTGTGGACAGAATCTGGGAAATTACTTGTCGCACCGTCAGCCGCCTGCTTCGTGCTGGTGCAGTGCCCCTTCACCAGGCACTGGTAACTCTGCACCGTGACTCCAGGGCTCCTGTTACCTCCTACCTTAGGAAAATTTATCTCATGTTAGCAGAGACTGGTGTGTTAGAAGCGTGCTTAGGCCTAGTTTACTCCCCGGCCCAACCTGCCTGGCCTCCCTATCGTGTCAGTGTAGACGTTGAACAActacctttccctaaacgtgattggcttccccatgtcctccaggatcacttcatggtcaaactgtccaagtacccccgtgttcgggctgtccatgtgtactgtgatggttccgtagatggcagcaggtcgggctgtggcgtgtttatccgggattacgcttcccccacccagtacactgacattgaggttaccaggcggctgccggggtacctgtcctcgacccgggctgagctgtatgccatccttgaggctctccacactgtagcagctttgcacgaaaatgtctacttgtttgtcgatagccaggctgcattgcatgaacttgtgtcctcctccgctaccgactgtgatcttgtagctaagtgcctgactgccgtccgtgcccttgaggccgcaggtgccacggtccacttcacctgggtgccctctcatgtgggcatccagctcaatgagaaggcagactgccttgctcgacgagcccttcaggatgacacagtgggccctggcactgactatacgcttagctatgttaagaatagacttaggcattattcacgtgatagcattgctacccaactcagacactgctgtgacaatggcagcgccagcagcctccactatgttagtgtctcccagcgctgtgtttacccctatgggcgacacagtgcccctcaggacgtggtagcaatgcgccttaggctaggctataggtactactgggaggttagtaactcccctggtgtctgctgcacgctctgtgccaggccgaggggccacacattgcatcactatgtcatggaatgccctctcattgctaagtttaagccacgggactgccttgacctgccccagacaatttgttggctcctgaaccatgatgtcctccctgctatcctcaaagaacaccctcagtttgcaccaaggtggtgatgccgtgtgtggcagcctgaactactgccgtgctatacaaggctgtgatctctgcagtattttactttaaggactagtattactctatctctgtattcattcccatctagtgcttgggcaatgttctccgtccccacattttattgtcttattgtccagggggaggtactgccccctcccttgttgtgctttccttcctaccattgtatctttttaatttcatggtgctacccacacatgtattaatagttgtataattacactctgtcctgcctaggggttgggatggcatgttcctcccttctcccttgttgtttacctgcaacaataaactatcaatcaatcaatcatcaatcataaAGAGAATCCTATTCGGATATCGTACTTCGGTCCACGCCAGCACTGGTGTTACTCCTTTCACTGCAATGTTTAGGAGAAAGCCCGTGCTTCCAGTCTACCTAGATACTGAGTCATATGAGGCGGCAGGAACTAGGGTAACGACAGCAGAGGCTTAAAGAGCTAACAGAGAGAGTGTTGCCAGAAAAAAAGGCAGCTGATGAAAAAATCACTATGAATATTGCTAAAGCTCaaaacagacaaaagaagaaCTATGATGCAAGACATACAtctaaatacaatgaaatagttGAGGGCTCATTAGTACTattaagaaacaaaaataatcacCGAATGGGAGGAAAACTAGAAGCAAAATACATAGGCCCGTATGAAGTTGTTTCTCTTGTAAGCAAAGGACGCGCAAAACTGAAAAACGTTGCATCAAATAAAGAGCTAAAAAACTTGTACCACATAGTGAATTTAAAGGTGTACAAACAAAATGACACGAACGGTTTAAGGCAAGAAGATGACATCACTGGAGCAGAACCGTGCAACGCATCTGTGAATGAGCAGCAGCAATATCCTGAACAAACGGGAGTCCTACATATTCCAGCAGAAGAGAAAGTAATTTTACTCATGTTTGCAGATGAGAAAGCTGCCAGAAGGGtggaagcagaaggaaaataagtcacagaagatgaaatagagacAAAACCAGAGAAGCTTCCTGGCATGCTTGTCATGAGAAGATAAACACTTAAATGTGTTTACAAATATATGGATGAAGATGCAATTACAACGCTTCATGCAACACTTAAGGCAAAGGAGGACGACATTCCTGGGGCATGGCTATGTCAAGAATGTACAGGAATTACGGCAGATGGACGCGAAGTGGTCGAGTGCGAACCATGTTTTGAATGGTACCACACTGCCTGCCTTGGAACAACACAAAACTATAAGGCCTCATGGAGTTGTCTTAAGTGTAATCCAATCCCACAATCAAAAAGACAAAGGATAAAATGAATGAACACTCCtcaaaaatccgttatttttaaTTGCTTTTTAAGTACTTTTTATCTAGCCCTCCAATAAAGACTTCTTTTTTACCATGATCCTGATAATCTGATTATGACAAGTATAATGAGGCATCACCATTGTTCTATCTGAAACTGCTTTTGACTCCAACGTAGACAATAATGAAATAGTATCAGTAACTACGGAACATGACGGATGATATGGTTTAATATTATGATGTGCTGCCTACATACTATCGGTGAGTACTCTGCCATATAAATTCAACACATTATTAGTGCTACACAAGTACCACTAAATTACCAGACTACATAAACTAATATGATTCTGATGTAGAAAAAATTCCTATTATTTTGTCAAACTTACCGTTGATTATGTAACTCATTAAAATAGTTGCTGTGTAAGGGGGGAGAAATGGCCTATAGGGGGAAAAAAATCTTCGGTCTGAAATTCCCCCCGGGGGAAGAACAGCCCGGGCTGCTTTTCCGGGGGGGAAATCTAACCTAGGCTAATTTTCCCTGGGGGAATTTCAGTCAGGGGGGAAAAATTTCCTGCTacaccggtaggcatcttcctggtggggcctgatggtcggcccaaggcttcttccaggtggggcctgatatatatatatatatatatatatatatatatatatatatatatatatatatttatatttatatattaatatatatatatataccggtccactactcgaactacaacaaaaaggcataatgtaggctatttagtactggcccgatgtacatttgcttcttatggcccgattgcagaatatttatatcggccttatattggcccgataaaTAAAATCctcgaactacaacaaaaagGCATAATGTAGGCTATTTAGTACTGGCCCGATGTTCATTTGCTTCTTatggcccgattgcagaatatttatatcggccttatattggcccgataaaTAAAATCctcgaactacaacaaaaaggcataatgtaggctatttagtactggcccgatgtacatttgcctcttatggcccgattgcagaatatttatatcggccttatattggcccgataaacaAAATCCTTTATGCCATAGTTCCGTTATTTGCCGGTATCGGCCCGGACTTCCGATGTTTGCTGGGCAAACTACCTggctcccaatttctttcactcaaatctacctgaaaattttcccaccctacatctctcagtctccacttctttctgtccttttctttcatttcatttctaccgttcagcccgcactccacggtcaacatattatgatcagacacaatatcaatcattccctcttcatctatccacatgcgagacacacattcacgcattctcccatttaccagtacataatcaatcgcagactcctgatttcttgcact
Coding sequences:
- the LOC126987358 gene encoding uncharacterized protein LOC126987358; this encodes MKPKPSRVAAPDHHPQQGRPRLVFRPAPLPQSSAWARGAPTTSEFPPLPGSSAPAAPASPTATPVPRQAPAPAPQPQPTVPPVPAASSPAVDGSTPVLHQILAAVTQLQETLAATISRVAALEQRVSTPLPVRELSSIPAPAPASAPAPCPALPSAGEAMDADSGDSVVPPAGQMQNTPATPPAVVTAAAEGTAEPRHGQTGPSPSPADPPLQWEATLQVLLAQFASLTQQVAELYHRITPLLDRQPPPPDQCLLSDHFALETTIPIQPAPAVSRKRLAVPAARMPRLVAEVGAWYHTVKGSFADAASLYHGLLDTVESFVAAGRAPPRPAKRRLQTYASDPAVSNCQRTLASYQRRWQQDPADRAARDAMVAVARHFTELRQEARSRHWVAFLASVRKTRSLREVWHHVNRVRGRTKRLVSDPDPAGRAQDLMRQWQRASSLGGLPAQHQAELARHRERRMGLVQHHVTLLDDTCVPITHDELLLAVKHGKSTAPGHDGLTYDILNALLVVQGDNPLLDLFNMSFAAGSLPPPWKAALIVPIPKGDGTFRPISLMSCVCKLLERVILNRLLYKLGDRLSPNLHGFMKGRSTSDCFLKCLSNPDVNCRAFVDLKGAFDRANKDVIMGELTLQGVRGRLLSWIRDYLYGRRAQVVFQGATST